A stretch of the Aphis gossypii isolate Hap1 chromosome 2, ASM2018417v2, whole genome shotgun sequence genome encodes the following:
- the LOC114125398 gene encoding ubiquitin-like protein 3 isoform X2: MTTSIRSIPSDKINLRLILVSGKTKEFIFSPNDSAGDIAQAIFDNWPEDWADEAVEKAEILRLIYQGRFLHSNVTLGALGLVPARTTVMHLVPRETLPEPNSQDQRQKSKGASSSCCSAACTIL; encoded by the exons ATGACTACGTCCATCAGGTCCATTCCGTCTGACAAG atAAACCTCAGATTGATTCTTGTCAGCGGTAAAACTAAAGAATTCATATTTAGTCCTAACGACTCGGCGGGTGATATAGCTCAagcaatttttgataattggCCAGAAG aTTGGGCGGACGAAGCAGTCGAAAAAGCTGAGATCCTCAGACTGATATATCAGGGTCGTTTTTTACACAGCAATGTCACATTGGGTGCTCTAGGCCTTGTACCAGCCCGTACTACTGTTATGCATCTTGTACCAAGGGAAACATTACCTGAACCTAATTCACAAG atCAAAGACAGAAAAGTAAAGGTGCAAGCAGTAGTTGCTGTTCAGCTGCctgtactatattatga
- the LOC114125398 gene encoding ubiquitin-like protein 3 isoform X1 has translation MVFSYTPKSDKLSVDHDLVVLVSVVNGLNPEDLLKTKINLRLILVSGKTKEFIFSPNDSAGDIAQAIFDNWPEDWADEAVEKAEILRLIYQGRFLHSNVTLGALGLVPARTTVMHLVPRETLPEPNSQDQRQKSKGASSSCCSAACTIL, from the exons atggtTTTCAGTTATACGCCAAAGAGCGATAAATTGTCTGTAGATCATGATTTAGTTGTTTTAGTGTCTGTAGTAAATGGTCTTAACCCTGAAGATTTGTTAAAGACTAag atAAACCTCAGATTGATTCTTGTCAGCGGTAAAACTAAAGAATTCATATTTAGTCCTAACGACTCGGCGGGTGATATAGCTCAagcaatttttgataattggCCAGAAG aTTGGGCGGACGAAGCAGTCGAAAAAGCTGAGATCCTCAGACTGATATATCAGGGTCGTTTTTTACACAGCAATGTCACATTGGGTGCTCTAGGCCTTGTACCAGCCCGTACTACTGTTATGCATCTTGTACCAAGGGAAACATTACCTGAACCTAATTCACAAG atCAAAGACAGAAAAGTAAAGGTGCAAGCAGTAGTTGCTGTTCAGCTGCctgtactatattatga